The proteins below are encoded in one region of Ornithinimicrobium avium:
- the gltX gene encoding glutamate--tRNA ligase, which yields MTTHPAPASPTEHAEVTGADVRVRFAPSPTGTPHVGLARTALFNWAFARHHGGTLVFRIEDTDAARDSQESMDLLVEALEWLGIDYDEGPGVGGPYGPYRQSERREHHDEVARRLLEEGLAYESFSTPEEVEARHRAAGRDPKLGYDNHDRDLTEQERAAYRAQGRDPVLRLRMPEEDITFHDLVRGEVTFRAGSVPDFVIVRGNGQPLYTLVNPVDDAMMRITHVVRGEDLLSSTPRQVALHRALVQLGVAERVPTFAHLPLVLGEGSKKLSKRDPQSNLFLHRERGFVREGMVNYLALLGWAIGPDRDVFSPEELVRAFELRDVNPNPARWDQKKAEAINADHIRLLPLAEFTSRLLPVLREAGVLGPQSGMGELARLKAVAELIQTRVQVLSEAVPLVAPFYLRGAELPIAADARAQLKDDAGAVLGAALAALEPLSGALPQPLGDGVEWTAGRIETVLREALVEGMGLKPRFAFGPLRTAVSGQRVSPPLFESMEILGKHETMERLRRLRTEL from the coding sequence ATGACGACTCACCCTGCCCCCGCCTCCCCGACCGAGCACGCCGAGGTCACCGGCGCCGACGTGCGGGTCCGCTTCGCGCCCAGCCCGACCGGCACCCCGCACGTGGGCCTGGCGCGCACCGCCCTGTTCAACTGGGCCTTCGCGCGCCATCACGGCGGCACGCTGGTCTTCCGCATCGAGGACACCGACGCGGCCCGCGACAGCCAGGAGTCCATGGACCTGCTCGTCGAGGCCCTCGAGTGGCTCGGCATCGACTACGACGAGGGCCCGGGCGTGGGCGGTCCCTACGGCCCCTACCGGCAGAGCGAGCGGCGGGAGCACCACGACGAGGTCGCCCGCCGGCTGCTCGAGGAGGGCCTGGCCTACGAGTCGTTCTCCACGCCCGAGGAGGTCGAGGCACGGCACCGGGCCGCGGGCCGCGACCCCAAGCTCGGCTACGACAACCACGACCGCGACCTCACCGAGCAGGAGCGTGCGGCATACCGTGCGCAGGGGCGTGACCCGGTGCTGCGTCTGCGGATGCCCGAGGAGGACATCACCTTCCACGACCTGGTCCGCGGCGAGGTCACCTTCCGCGCCGGCTCGGTGCCCGACTTCGTCATCGTCCGCGGCAACGGCCAGCCGCTCTACACGCTGGTCAACCCGGTGGACGACGCGATGATGCGGATCACCCACGTCGTGCGCGGCGAGGACCTGCTCTCCTCCACGCCGCGCCAGGTCGCGCTCCACCGCGCCCTGGTGCAGCTCGGGGTGGCCGAGCGGGTGCCGACCTTCGCGCACCTGCCGCTGGTCCTGGGAGAGGGCAGCAAGAAGCTGTCCAAGCGCGACCCGCAGTCCAACCTCTTCCTGCACCGCGAGCGGGGCTTCGTGCGCGAGGGCATGGTCAACTACCTGGCCCTGCTGGGCTGGGCGATCGGGCCGGACCGGGACGTCTTCTCCCCCGAGGAGCTGGTCCGCGCCTTCGAGCTGCGCGACGTCAACCCCAACCCGGCGCGGTGGGACCAGAAGAAGGCCGAGGCGATCAACGCCGACCACATCCGCCTGCTGCCGCTGGCGGAGTTCACCTCCCGGCTGCTGCCGGTGCTGCGCGAGGCCGGCGTGCTCGGACCGCAGAGCGGCATGGGGGAGCTGGCCCGGCTCAAGGCCGTGGCCGAGCTGATCCAGACCCGCGTCCAGGTCCTCTCCGAGGCCGTCCCGCTGGTGGCACCCTTCTACCTGCGCGGGGCCGAGCTGCCGATCGCCGCCGACGCGCGCGCCCAGCTCAAGGACGACGCCGGCGCCGTGCTGGGCGCCGCCCTCGCGGCGCTCGAGCCGCTCTCCGGTGCCCTGCCCCAGCCGCTGGGGGACGGCGTGGAGTGGACGGCCGGGCGCATCGAGACGGTGCTCCGAGAGGCACTCGTGGAGGGTATGGGGCTCAAGCCCCGGTTCGCCTTCGGTCCGCTGCGCACGGCCGTGTCCGGCCAGCGGGTCAGCCCGCCCCTGTTCGAGTCCATGGAGATCCTGGGCAAGCACGAGACGATGGAGCGGCTGCGCCGCCTCCGCACGGAGCTGTGA
- a CDS encoding HAD family hydrolase, translated as MTRGGGLARVLPPPDGVGGVLLDVDDTLVGTRAAMVRAGRAAARVVWPDAAPWRVDRAGERYREDPEGHFRAFTRGEHAFEEMRARRVEDVARWLGQEPAGSDLDRWTPAFDRAFAEALHVFDDVVEVLETCRERGWRTALLTNSSAAYTRDKLELAGLTRAVAELTAGVVTKDTLGIGKPAPRVFHHGCRLMGLEPGQVVYVGDELDVDTCGALAAGLGAAWLRRPGYAREEGHLSHAASHGLHPAGTLTEVIDALAGTRTADHPGFGSGAVSG; from the coding sequence ATGACCCGCGGCGGCGGGCTGGCGCGCGTGCTGCCGCCGCCGGACGGGGTCGGGGGCGTGCTGCTCGACGTCGACGACACCCTCGTCGGCACCCGGGCGGCGATGGTGCGCGCCGGACGTGCCGCCGCACGCGTGGTGTGGCCGGACGCCGCCCCCTGGCGCGTGGACCGGGCGGGGGAGCGCTACCGCGAGGACCCCGAGGGCCACTTCCGTGCCTTCACCCGCGGTGAGCACGCCTTCGAGGAGATGCGGGCGCGGCGGGTCGAGGACGTCGCGCGGTGGCTGGGGCAGGAGCCGGCCGGTAGCGACCTGGACAGGTGGACCCCCGCCTTCGACCGGGCCTTCGCCGAGGCGCTGCACGTCTTCGACGACGTGGTCGAGGTCCTGGAGACCTGCCGGGAGCGCGGCTGGCGCACGGCGCTGCTCACCAACTCCTCGGCGGCCTACACCCGCGACAAGCTCGAGCTGGCGGGCCTGACGCGGGCGGTGGCCGAGCTCACGGCCGGCGTGGTCACCAAGGACACGCTGGGGATCGGCAAGCCCGCGCCGCGGGTCTTCCACCACGGCTGCCGGCTGATGGGCCTGGAGCCCGGGCAGGTGGTCTACGTCGGCGACGAGCTGGACGTGGACACCTGCGGCGCCCTCGCGGCCGGCCTCGGGGCTGCGTGGCTGCGACGTCCCGGCTACGCCCGCGAGGAGGGGCACCTGTCCCACGCGGCCTCGCACGGGCTGCACCCTGCGGGGACGCTGACCGAGGTGATCGACGCGCTCGCCGGGACCAGGACCGCCGACCACCCGGGATTTGGGTCCGGAGCGGTCTCAGGGTAA
- a CDS encoding HU family DNA-binding protein produces MNKNDLVEALAPRLGGRAEAALAVESFVDVVLREVAAGGQVGITGFGTFERVERAPRTGRNPHTGDAVPIAAVSRPRFRPGSYFTAVVADPDQLPASGLAGARVGSPGPAGYDADTAERLAGTGSGAGGGGVPTSIRRSAPPSEEAHDEDPGPPRRARPRTSGTPASVRADRSEHGGQEREGTGHEPALGGRLMLGGEDITRSMIRAKKAELARAKDDLLADLPARGKKGGKKRKKGKKKGGGSAG; encoded by the coding sequence GTGAACAAGAACGACCTCGTCGAGGCGCTGGCACCCCGGCTGGGCGGCCGCGCGGAGGCGGCCCTGGCGGTCGAGTCCTTCGTCGACGTCGTGCTGCGCGAGGTGGCCGCGGGCGGCCAGGTCGGCATCACCGGTTTCGGCACCTTCGAGCGCGTCGAGCGCGCGCCACGGACCGGCCGCAACCCGCACACGGGTGACGCCGTGCCGATCGCGGCCGTCAGCCGTCCGCGGTTCCGCCCGGGCAGCTACTTCACGGCCGTCGTGGCCGACCCCGACCAGCTGCCGGCGTCCGGCCTGGCCGGAGCGCGCGTGGGCAGCCCGGGGCCGGCCGGGTACGACGCGGACACCGCGGAGCGTCTCGCCGGGACCGGGTCAGGTGCCGGAGGCGGCGGCGTGCCCACCAGCATCCGCCGGTCCGCGCCGCCCTCGGAGGAGGCCCACGACGAGGACCCCGGCCCGCCGCGCCGGGCCCGGCCGCGCACCTCCGGCACGCCGGCCTCGGTCCGGGCCGACCGCTCCGAGCACGGCGGGCAGGAACGGGAGGGAACCGGCCACGAGCCAGCACTCGGCGGTCGGCTCATGCTCGGCGGGGAGGACATCACACGCAGCATGATCCGGGCCAAGAAGGCCGAGCTGGCCCGCGCCAAGGACGACCTGCTGGCAGACCTCCCGGCCCGGGGCAAGAAGGGCGGCAAGAAGAGGAAGAAGGGCAAGAAGAAGGGCGGCGGGTCGGCCGGCTGA
- a CDS encoding M50 family metallopeptidase, translated as MTTTQVPLPWQATLVLGAVALLVAASPRGYLLVRHLVTLLHEAGHVLVAALAGRRVGGVRLHADASGLTLSRGRPRGPGMVATLLAGYPAPALAGALGALLLGAGYAAGLLWAIVLTCAVLLVLVRNLFGLWVVLVTGAVVAALSWWAPAEVVGGAAHLVVWTLLLAAPRSVVELQRARRRGGRGTDADQLAALTGVPAMAWVALFWLACAAALVLGACALLVGAQA; from the coding sequence GTGACGACCACGCAGGTGCCGCTGCCCTGGCAGGCGACCCTCGTGCTCGGGGCCGTCGCCCTCCTCGTCGCCGCCAGCCCCCGCGGCTACCTCCTGGTGCGCCACCTGGTGACGCTGCTGCACGAGGCCGGCCACGTCCTCGTCGCCGCCCTCGCCGGGCGCCGCGTCGGGGGCGTCCGCCTGCACGCCGACGCCTCCGGGCTGACCCTCTCCCGCGGGCGCCCGCGGGGCCCGGGGATGGTAGCCACGCTGCTGGCGGGCTATCCCGCACCGGCGCTGGCCGGGGCGCTGGGCGCGCTGCTCCTCGGGGCCGGGTATGCCGCCGGCCTGCTGTGGGCGATCGTCCTCACCTGCGCGGTGCTGCTGGTGCTCGTGCGCAACCTGTTCGGGCTCTGGGTGGTGCTCGTCACGGGCGCCGTCGTCGCTGCCCTGTCCTGGTGGGCCCCCGCCGAGGTGGTGGGCGGCGCGGCACACCTGGTGGTGTGGACCCTCCTGCTGGCCGCGCCGCGGTCCGTGGTCGAGCTGCAGCGGGCGAGGCGGCGCGGCGGGCGTGGCACGGACGCCGACCAGCTCGCCGCTCTCACCGGGGTGCCGGCCATGGCGTGGGTGGCCCTCTTCTGGCTGGCGTGCGCGGCGGCTCTCGTCCTGGGGGCCTGCGCCCTGCTGGTCGGGGCGCAGGCCTGA
- the cofC gene encoding 2-phospho-L-lactate guanylyltransferase produces the protein MSNDVHGRATDVRWHLVVPVKEADRAKTRLAAPHPLSRPVLARAVARDTLEAACAAVGGDHLTVVTSDPVVRAAALELGAHVAPDPGRGLDAAVLAGWESHPGPAQQPGRIGWAALLGDLPALRAADLRAALRACARYPRAVVPDADGTGTVLLTSTAAPPVPRFGAGSAARHAQDAHLLDLALPRVRRDVDVVADLREAVALGVGRHTLLALGRAT, from the coding sequence GTGAGCAACGACGTGCACGGCCGCGCGACCGACGTCCGGTGGCACCTGGTGGTCCCGGTCAAGGAGGCCGACCGGGCCAAGACCCGCCTGGCCGCCCCGCACCCGCTCAGCCGGCCGGTGCTGGCCCGGGCGGTCGCCCGCGACACCCTGGAGGCGGCCTGCGCGGCAGTGGGTGGGGACCACCTGACCGTGGTCACCTCCGACCCCGTCGTCCGTGCCGCCGCGCTGGAGCTGGGCGCGCACGTCGCCCCGGACCCCGGGCGGGGGCTGGACGCGGCGGTGCTGGCCGGGTGGGAGTCCCACCCCGGTCCCGCGCAGCAGCCGGGTCGGATCGGCTGGGCGGCCCTGCTCGGCGACCTGCCCGCCCTGCGCGCCGCGGACCTGCGGGCCGCGCTCCGGGCCTGCGCGCGGTACCCCAGGGCCGTGGTGCCCGACGCCGACGGGACCGGCACGGTGCTGCTCACCTCGACGGCGGCTCCGCCGGTCCCCCGCTTCGGTGCCGGCTCGGCGGCCCGGCACGCCCAGGACGCCCACCTCCTCGACCTCGCCCTGCCGCGGGTGCGCCGCGACGTCGACGTCGTGGCGGACCTGCGCGAGGCCGTGGCCCTCGGCGTCGGACGGCACACCCTGCTCGCCCTCGGACGGGCCACCTAG
- a CDS encoding lysophospholipid acyltransferase family protein, which produces MSRQPLHDKIPWSYHGVIGTVRPLLMGITRREWSGGEHIPRTGGFIVASNHYSEVDPLTLAHFVVDQGRAPFFLAKSSLFEVPVLGGALRHLGQVPVYRETSRAGDALEAARDALAAGRCIGVMPEGTLTRDPDMWPMRGRPGVARLALSTGAPVIPVGQWGAQAILDRYARRPGNILRRPVQQVRAGPPVDLSDLHGQDHDTRTLIEATARIMAAITALVAELRGQTPPEKPYVPTASELHRRPRPGREGHP; this is translated from the coding sequence GTGAGCCGCCAGCCCCTGCACGACAAGATCCCGTGGTCCTACCACGGGGTGATCGGCACCGTCCGGCCCCTGCTGATGGGCATCACCCGCCGCGAGTGGTCCGGCGGGGAGCACATCCCGCGCACCGGCGGTTTCATCGTCGCGAGCAACCACTACTCCGAGGTGGACCCCCTGACCCTGGCCCACTTCGTCGTCGACCAGGGGCGCGCGCCCTTCTTCCTGGCCAAGTCCTCGCTCTTCGAGGTCCCCGTGCTCGGGGGCGCGTTGCGGCACCTGGGCCAGGTCCCGGTCTACCGGGAGACCTCGCGGGCCGGCGACGCGCTCGAGGCGGCCCGCGACGCGCTCGCCGCGGGCAGGTGCATCGGGGTCATGCCCGAGGGCACCCTCACCCGCGACCCCGACATGTGGCCGATGCGCGGTCGGCCCGGCGTCGCCCGGCTGGCGCTGTCGACCGGCGCCCCGGTGATCCCGGTCGGGCAGTGGGGAGCCCAGGCGATCCTGGACCGCTACGCCCGTCGCCCCGGCAACATCCTCCGCAGGCCCGTGCAGCAGGTCAGGGCCGGCCCGCCGGTGGACCTGTCCGACCTGCACGGCCAGGACCACGACACCCGGACGCTCATCGAGGCGACCGCCCGGATCATGGCGGCCATCACCGCGCTCGTCGCCGAGCTGCGCGGTCAGACCCCGCCGGAGAAGCCCTACGTCCCCACCGCCTCCGAGCTGCACCGGCGGCCCCGACCCGGGCGGGAGGGGCACCCGTGA
- a CDS encoding NAD(P)H-dependent glycerol-3-phosphate dehydrogenase, which produces MTRAAVFGAGSWGTAFAQVLADAGAQRVTIWARREEVARSIREDHRNPDYLPDVELAPQVGATTDPEQAARHADLVVLAVPSQSLRENLAAWGDVLAQDALVVSLMKGIELGTGLRMSEVIEAAGTDRGRIVVVTGPNLSREIAERQPAAAVVACTERAAAERVAGLVAAPYFRPYTQTDVVGAEIGGAVKNVIAIAVGMAEGLGYGDNTKSSLITRGLAEIARLGQALGAEPSTLRGLAGVGDLIATCMSPLSRNHRVGVALGQGSTVAELMSVPHQTAEGLKSCRSVVELAGRHGVDMPICQGVTAVVDGKATPEQLTGALMSRARKHELA; this is translated from the coding sequence GTGACCCGGGCCGCGGTCTTCGGCGCAGGCAGCTGGGGCACGGCTTTCGCCCAGGTCCTCGCCGACGCAGGGGCGCAGCGGGTGACGATCTGGGCGCGCCGGGAGGAGGTGGCCCGCTCCATCCGGGAGGACCACCGCAACCCCGACTACCTGCCGGACGTGGAGCTGGCCCCGCAGGTGGGCGCGACCACCGACCCGGAGCAGGCCGCACGGCACGCGGACCTGGTCGTGCTGGCCGTGCCTTCCCAGAGCCTGCGCGAGAACCTCGCCGCCTGGGGGGACGTGCTGGCGCAGGACGCCCTGGTGGTCTCCCTCATGAAGGGGATCGAGCTGGGGACCGGGCTGCGGATGAGCGAGGTGATCGAGGCGGCCGGGACCGACCGGGGCCGCATCGTCGTGGTCACCGGACCCAACCTCAGCCGCGAGATCGCCGAGCGCCAGCCGGCCGCCGCCGTGGTCGCGTGCACCGAGCGCGCGGCCGCAGAGCGGGTCGCCGGCCTCGTCGCCGCGCCCTACTTCCGGCCCTACACCCAGACCGACGTGGTCGGTGCCGAGATCGGCGGAGCGGTCAAGAACGTCATCGCGATCGCCGTGGGCATGGCCGAAGGGCTGGGCTACGGCGACAACACCAAGTCCTCGCTGATCACCAGGGGCCTGGCCGAGATCGCGCGGCTCGGCCAGGCGCTGGGCGCGGAGCCGTCGACGCTGCGCGGCCTGGCGGGGGTGGGCGACCTCATCGCCACCTGCATGTCCCCGCTGTCACGCAACCACCGCGTGGGCGTCGCGCTCGGCCAGGGCAGCACCGTCGCCGAGCTGATGAGCGTGCCGCACCAGACCGCCGAGGGGCTCAAGTCGTGCCGGTCCGTGGTGGAGCTGGCGGGCCGCCACGGCGTCGACATGCCGATCTGCCAGGGCGTGACCGCCGTCGTGGACGGCAAGGCCACTCCCGAGCAGCTGACCGGGGCGCTGATGTCCCGGGCCCGCAAGCACGAGCTCGCCTGA
- a CDS encoding D-alanine--D-alanine ligase family protein yields the protein MDSQPAQPDRPVDPAVAATRPRVALVFGGRSEEHAISCATAASVLRAIDRDRYDVLPVGITREGRWVLAEDDPAALEIREGRLPAVVDTGRAVVVPLGGKDRVLRVVEPDGSTTALGEVDVVFPLLHGPYGEDGTIQGLLEMADIRYVGCGVLASAVMMDKHVMKVLFASAGLPVGPFTVITDLDWRRDRAACLDAANALRLPVFVKPARAGSSVGVVKVDHPDELEAAVDKARQHDPKVVVEQEIVGREVECGVLQGRGTDRPRISEPGEVTVVGGHEFYDFEAKYLDEGNVRITAPAQVSQAVRSRMREIATTAFEVAGCEGLARVDCFVTQDDEVIINEINTMPGFTPFSMYPLVWAASGMTYPELVDELVQLGLERPLGLR from the coding sequence ATGGACAGCCAGCCCGCGCAGCCCGACCGCCCCGTCGACCCGGCGGTCGCCGCGACGCGCCCCAGGGTCGCCCTCGTCTTCGGCGGTCGCTCCGAGGAGCACGCGATCTCCTGCGCCACCGCGGCCAGCGTGCTGCGGGCGATCGACCGCGACCGGTATGACGTGCTGCCGGTCGGCATCACGCGCGAGGGACGCTGGGTGCTGGCCGAGGACGACCCCGCCGCGCTGGAGATCCGGGAGGGCCGGCTCCCCGCCGTGGTCGACACGGGGCGTGCCGTCGTCGTGCCGCTCGGCGGCAAGGACCGGGTGCTGCGCGTGGTGGAGCCGGACGGGTCCACCACCGCGCTGGGCGAGGTCGACGTCGTCTTCCCGCTCCTGCACGGCCCCTACGGGGAGGACGGCACGATCCAGGGACTGCTGGAGATGGCCGACATCCGCTACGTCGGCTGCGGCGTGCTCGCCTCGGCGGTGATGATGGACAAGCACGTGATGAAGGTGCTCTTCGCCTCCGCGGGTCTGCCGGTGGGGCCGTTCACCGTCATCACCGACCTGGACTGGCGGCGGGACCGGGCCGCCTGCCTGGACGCCGCCAACGCCCTGCGCCTGCCCGTGTTCGTCAAGCCGGCGAGGGCGGGCTCGTCGGTGGGCGTGGTGAAGGTCGACCACCCCGACGAGCTCGAGGCCGCCGTGGACAAGGCCCGTCAGCACGACCCCAAGGTCGTCGTCGAGCAGGAGATCGTCGGCCGCGAGGTCGAGTGCGGAGTCCTCCAGGGGCGCGGCACCGACCGCCCCCGCATCAGCGAGCCGGGGGAGGTCACCGTCGTCGGCGGCCACGAGTTCTACGACTTCGAGGCCAAGTACCTCGACGAGGGCAACGTGCGGATCACCGCCCCGGCGCAGGTCAGCCAGGCGGTGCGGTCCCGGATGCGGGAGATCGCCACCACCGCCTTCGAGGTGGCCGGCTGCGAGGGCCTGGCCAGGGTCGACTGCTTCGTCACCCAGGACGACGAGGTGATCATCAACGAGATCAACACCATGCCCGGCTTCACGCCCTTCTCCATGTACCCGCTGGTGTGGGCGGCCTCCGGCATGACCTACCCCGAGCTGGTGGACGAGCTCGTGCAGCTCGGCCTCGAGCGCCCCCTCGGCCTGCGCTGA
- a CDS encoding DUF3515 domain-containing protein yields MHRRRVLSPALLLLPAVVLAGCGEPPVRAVPFGAADSPACRAVAAHWPQTVGGLTPRVTAVQSAGVAAWGDPAIVARCGKQPPGPTTDQCLDINGVDWVATELDDGTMFTTYGRSPAIEVLVPDSYDTAPLWLPAFTGAADQVEQTLGHCSSVTG; encoded by the coding sequence GTGCACCGTCGTCGAGTTCTGAGCCCGGCACTCCTGCTGCTGCCCGCGGTGGTCCTCGCCGGCTGCGGCGAGCCGCCGGTCAGGGCGGTGCCCTTCGGCGCGGCCGACTCCCCCGCGTGCCGGGCGGTCGCGGCCCACTGGCCGCAGACCGTCGGCGGCCTCACCCCCCGGGTCACGGCCGTGCAGTCCGCCGGCGTCGCCGCCTGGGGCGATCCGGCGATCGTGGCCCGGTGCGGAAAGCAGCCACCCGGTCCCACCACCGACCAGTGCCTGGACATCAACGGCGTCGACTGGGTCGCCACCGAGCTGGACGACGGGACGATGTTCACCACCTACGGGCGCTCCCCCGCGATCGAGGTGCTCGTGCCGGACTCCTACGACACGGCGCCGCTGTGGTTGCCGGCCTTCACCGGGGCGGCCGACCAGGTGGAGCAGACGCTGGGTCACTGCTCGTCCGTGACGGGCTGA
- a CDS encoding Lrp/AsnC ligand binding domain-containing protein, with product MIKAYILVQTEVGASADVTRAVRQLPGVLSAEDVAGPYDVIVVVESPTVQALGREVIARVQAVPRITRTTTCTVVEF from the coding sequence GTGATCAAGGCCTACATCCTCGTCCAGACCGAGGTCGGCGCCTCTGCCGACGTCACCCGTGCCGTGCGCCAGCTCCCCGGCGTCCTGTCCGCCGAGGACGTGGCCGGGCCCTACGACGTGATCGTCGTGGTCGAGTCCCCGACCGTGCAGGCCCTGGGCCGTGAGGTCATCGCCCGGGTCCAGGCCGTCCCCCGCATCACCCGCACCACCACGTGCACCGTCGTCGAGTTCTGA
- the thiL gene encoding thiamine-phosphate kinase: protein MDVEEEAAMTDDGTTLAGRGEAGLLGDVLAAYRDLPTDGVLVGPGDDTALLAVRRGAVLATTDTVVRDRDWRDEWSSAQDVGIKVVTQNLADLAAMGGRGTGLLVALAAPPTLPMDWARGLSEGIATAAGMAGVPVLGGDVSSTASDAVMVAVTALGELADGVQEPVLRGGVRPGDVLAVSGPLGRSGAGLALLEGGASVGRDEQERRLLDHHRRPVVDLEQGPVAARAGATAMIDVSDGLVRDSDRVARAGGVTLVLDRGALERLAAQLVPALPASGALRQVLAGGEEHELLATFPAASAVPAGWTVLGQAVAADGADGPPGVRLDGSRLDPATGGWDHFGG from the coding sequence GTGGACGTTGAGGAGGAAGCGGCGATGACCGACGACGGGACGACGCTCGCGGGCCGGGGGGAGGCGGGCCTGCTGGGTGACGTGCTCGCGGCATACCGGGACCTGCCGACCGACGGGGTGCTGGTGGGACCGGGGGACGACACGGCCCTCCTGGCCGTCCGTCGGGGTGCGGTGCTGGCCACGACGGATACCGTCGTGCGCGACCGGGACTGGCGCGACGAGTGGTCCTCGGCGCAGGACGTCGGGATCAAGGTCGTCACCCAGAACCTCGCCGACCTGGCCGCCATGGGCGGCCGGGGCACCGGTCTCCTCGTGGCGCTGGCGGCCCCGCCGACCCTGCCGATGGACTGGGCACGCGGCCTGAGCGAGGGTATCGCGACCGCGGCCGGCATGGCAGGGGTCCCGGTCCTCGGCGGCGACGTGTCCTCGACGGCGTCGGACGCGGTGATGGTCGCCGTCACCGCGCTCGGCGAGCTCGCGGACGGCGTCCAGGAGCCGGTGCTGCGCGGAGGCGTCCGCCCGGGGGACGTCCTGGCCGTGTCCGGGCCGCTGGGGAGGTCGGGGGCCGGGCTGGCGCTGCTGGAGGGCGGTGCGTCGGTCGGCCGGGACGAGCAGGAACGACGGCTGCTGGACCACCATCGGCGCCCCGTCGTGGACCTGGAGCAGGGACCGGTGGCGGCACGCGCGGGGGCGACCGCGATGATCGACGTGTCGGACGGTCTCGTGCGGGACAGCGACCGTGTCGCCCGCGCCGGGGGAGTCACGCTGGTGCTCGACCGGGGCGCGCTGGAGAGGTTGGCGGCGCAGCTGGTCCCGGCGCTGCCCGCCTCAGGGGCCCTGCGCCAGGTGCTCGCCGGGGGCGAGGAGCACGAGCTGCTGGCCACCTTCCCGGCGGCCTCCGCCGTGCCGGCGGGGTGGACCGTCCTGGGGCAGGCGGTCGCGGCGGATGGCGCAGACGGCCCGCCGGGGGTGCGGCTGGACGGGTCGCGGCTGGACCCTGCGACGGGGGGTTGGGACCACTTCGGCGGCTGA
- the rpmB gene encoding 50S ribosomal protein L28 — MAATCDVCGKGPSFGHSISHSHRRTKRRWNPNIQRVRAMVGATPKRLNVCTSCLKAGKVTR; from the coding sequence GTGGCTGCCACTTGCGACGTCTGCGGCAAGGGACCGAGCTTCGGTCACAGCATCTCGCACTCCCACCGCCGCACCAAGCGCCGCTGGAACCCGAACATCCAGCGCGTGCGCGCCATGGTGGGGGCGACCCCGAAGCGCCTCAACGTGTGCACCTCCTGCCTCAAGGCAGGCAAGGTCACCCGCTGA